The Microtus ochrogaster isolate Prairie Vole_2 unplaced genomic scaffold, MicOch1.0 UNK27, whole genome shotgun sequence genome contains a region encoding:
- the Grifin gene encoding grifin: MALQHTWSGVEAAAHGALFPVLCLQFEAFCAGGLAPGWSLTVQGHADAGEDKFEINFLTDAGDIAFHVKPRFSSATVVGNAFQGGRWGQEEVSSVFPLTLGDPFEMEVSADAEHFHIYAQEHKVLQFPHRHRPLAAITRVRVLSDHPLAQVELAKRSLSWGDGGY; the protein is encoded by the exons ATGGCATTGCAG CACACTTGGAGTGGGGTGGAGGCTGCAGCCCATGGGGCTCTGTTCCCTGTGCTTTGCCTGCAGTTTGAAGCCTTCTGTGCAGGAGGCCTGGCCCCGGGCTGGAGCCTGACAGTACAGGGACATGCAGATGCTGGAGAGGACAA GTTTGAGATCAACTTCCTAACTGATGCGGGAGACATCGCCTTCCATGTCAAACCCCGATTTTCCAGCGCCACAGTGGTGGGCAACGCCTTCCAGGGAGGACGTTGGGGACAGGAGGAGGTGTCCAGTGTTTTCCCGCTGACCCTGGGAGATCCCTTTGAG atGGAGGTGAGCGCAGATGCAGAACACTTCCACATCTACGCCCAGGAACACAAGGTCCTCCAGTTCCCACATCGCCACCGACCACTGGCCGCCATCACCAGAGTGCGGGTACTCAGCGACCATCCACTGGCCCAGGTGGAGCTGGCCAAACGGAGCCTGAGCTGGGG GGATGGGGGCTACTGA